From a region of the Apibacter sp. B3706 genome:
- a CDS encoding prolyl oligopeptidase family serine peptidase, protein MIKPKIITLSLVSCLTVNAQHMKYPNTEKESVVDEYFGEKVPAPYRWLEDDQSPKTKQWIKTQNELTFEYLHNIPFRNQLKDQLKKLWNYERISAPFEEGNYIYYYKNNGLQPQSVLYRKLTSGGKEEVFLDPNTFSKDGTSSLGDISFSKDGSLAAYQISEGGSDWRKVVVIETQTKKQIGDTLTHVKFSNIAWKSNEGFYYSSYQKPKEGSQLSGKTEHHILYFHSLKESQSKDPIIFGGEETPRRYINAKVSEDQRYIIITAANSTSGNELYILDTQNKNKIQPIVTGFTNNYEVITTDGDWLYIETNEQAPNKKLVRLNVTQLGQKEPKWETIIPESESVLHVTGANKYFFANYIVDVHSEVKQFDLNGNLIRTLPLPGLGQATGFTGKSHQKEIYYSFTSYIYPSTVFKLDTENGKSELYKKPEINFDPHQFESKQIFYTSSDGTKIPMTITYKKGTQFNGKNPTLLYGYGGFEISLLPVFSVATAVWLQNGGVYAVANLRGGGEYGRKWHDAGTQLKKKNVFEDFIAAGEYLISNKYTSSEYLALSGGSNGGLLVGAVMTMRPNLAKVALPAVGVLDMLRYHTFTAGAGWAYDYGTAEDNKEMFTYLKSYSPVHNVKKGICYPATLLTTGDHDDRVVPSHSYKFAAELQEKQNCKNPVLIRIETRAGHGAGKPVDLLIEETADKFAFAFKNFGIKELK, encoded by the coding sequence ATGATAAAACCAAAAATAATTACGTTAAGTTTAGTCTCATGCTTAACCGTAAATGCACAACACATGAAATATCCTAATACAGAAAAAGAATCGGTAGTTGACGAATATTTTGGAGAAAAAGTTCCGGCTCCTTATAGATGGTTGGAAGATGATCAATCTCCCAAAACTAAACAATGGATAAAAACTCAAAATGAGTTGACATTTGAATATTTACATAACATACCGTTTAGAAATCAACTAAAAGACCAGCTTAAAAAGCTGTGGAATTATGAAAGAATTTCAGCACCTTTTGAGGAAGGAAATTATATCTATTATTATAAAAATAATGGATTGCAGCCTCAGTCGGTGCTTTATAGAAAATTAACTTCCGGAGGAAAAGAAGAGGTATTTTTAGATCCCAACACCTTTTCTAAAGACGGTACATCTTCTTTAGGTGATATTTCTTTCAGTAAAGACGGAAGCCTGGCCGCTTATCAAATATCGGAAGGTGGTTCAGATTGGAGGAAAGTAGTAGTAATAGAAACCCAAACTAAAAAACAGATTGGAGATACATTAACTCACGTTAAATTTTCAAACATAGCTTGGAAATCCAATGAAGGATTTTATTATTCGAGTTATCAAAAGCCGAAAGAAGGAAGTCAATTATCAGGGAAAACAGAACATCATATCTTGTATTTTCATTCCTTAAAGGAATCTCAATCCAAAGACCCGATAATTTTCGGGGGAGAAGAAACACCAAGAAGATATATCAATGCAAAGGTTTCCGAAGATCAACGATATATAATAATCACGGCAGCAAATTCAACATCGGGTAATGAACTATATATTCTGGACACCCAAAATAAAAATAAAATACAACCCATCGTAACCGGTTTTACCAATAATTACGAAGTAATCACTACCGATGGAGATTGGTTATATATTGAAACCAATGAACAGGCACCCAATAAAAAATTGGTTAGATTGAATGTAACACAATTAGGGCAGAAAGAGCCGAAATGGGAAACGATCATACCGGAGTCTGAATCAGTCTTACATGTGACCGGTGCTAATAAATATTTTTTTGCTAACTATATTGTTGATGTACATTCTGAAGTGAAGCAATTCGATTTAAATGGTAACTTAATACGAACCTTACCATTACCCGGATTAGGTCAGGCAACAGGCTTTACAGGAAAATCTCATCAAAAAGAAATATATTATTCCTTTACAAGCTACATATATCCATCAACCGTTTTTAAGTTAGATACGGAAAACGGAAAATCAGAGCTGTACAAAAAACCTGAGATAAACTTTGATCCGCATCAATTTGAGAGTAAACAAATTTTTTATACTTCATCAGACGGAACGAAAATTCCGATGACAATTACTTATAAAAAAGGGACACAGTTCAATGGGAAAAATCCAACCCTTTTATATGGATATGGAGGATTCGAAATTAGTCTGCTTCCCGTATTTTCTGTAGCGACTGCCGTGTGGTTACAAAATGGAGGAGTCTATGCAGTTGCTAACCTTCGAGGAGGAGGGGAATACGGTAGAAAGTGGCATGACGCAGGAACTCAATTAAAGAAAAAAAATGTATTTGAAGATTTTATAGCCGCCGGTGAATATTTAATATCCAACAAATATACCTCTTCAGAATACTTAGCCTTATCGGGAGGATCCAATGGAGGATTGTTAGTAGGAGCAGTAATGACCATGCGACCAAATTTAGCCAAAGTTGCCTTACCCGCTGTGGGTGTTCTTGATATGTTACGATATCATACGTTTACCGCCGGAGCCGGGTGGGCGTATGATTATGGAACAGCAGAAGATAATAAAGAAATGTTTACTTATCTTAAATCCTATTCTCCGGTACATAATGTTAAAAAAGGAATTTGCTATCCTGCAACATTACTTACTACCGGAGATCATGATGACCGAGTAGTTCCTTCTCATTCCTATAAATTTGCTGCAGAATTGCAAGAAAAACAAAATTGCAAAAATCCGGTTTTAATAAGAATTGAAACCAGGGCCGGACATGGAGCCGGAAAACCTGTTGATTTACTTATTGAAGAAACTGCAGATAAATTTGCTTTTGCTTTTAAAAATTTCGGAATTAAAGAGTTAAAATAG
- a CDS encoding DUF3078 domain-containing protein, translated as MMKKILLFLFVSILSQFIYAQQLGTENPVTDTVTVPKKTKNWKISGDHSLIVNQSSFSHWIAGGTNSFGGSARIKYSLDYKKGKNIFKNTITIGYGQVNNKNDKMRKTDDILLLESMYGRSISKNWYASIDMSFKTQMFNGYDYSAHPDYTSKDRISSFMSPGYLTLGVGFEYKPDGNFQLSLLPITSKNTFVLDRKLQKKDNYGLKHDGDCMFMELGAMVTAKYKVEIMKNVVWDNALSLFTNYLSHTERVDVNFGSVIDMKVNNHISTKLTFDLIYDHDQIERVQTRQTFGIGLSYGFKSKNK; from the coding sequence ATGATGAAGAAAATTTTATTATTTTTATTTGTATCCATCCTTTCACAATTTATTTATGCTCAACAATTAGGTACAGAAAATCCTGTTACAGATACGGTAACCGTTCCCAAGAAAACTAAAAATTGGAAAATTAGTGGAGACCATTCACTTATAGTAAATCAAAGTTCATTTTCACATTGGATAGCCGGAGGAACAAATTCTTTTGGAGGATCAGCAAGAATAAAATATTCCTTAGATTACAAAAAAGGAAAAAATATTTTTAAAAATACAATAACTATCGGTTATGGTCAAGTTAACAACAAAAACGATAAGATGAGAAAAACAGATGATATCTTGTTACTTGAATCGATGTATGGACGGAGCATATCTAAGAATTGGTATGCAAGTATAGATATGTCTTTTAAAACACAAATGTTTAACGGATATGATTATTCTGCCCATCCGGATTACACTTCCAAAGACAGAATTTCCTCTTTTATGTCTCCGGGCTATTTAACGTTGGGGGTTGGTTTTGAATATAAACCGGATGGAAATTTTCAATTATCATTATTACCCATAACCTCTAAAAATACATTTGTTCTGGACAGAAAATTGCAGAAAAAAGATAATTACGGATTAAAACATGACGGAGACTGTATGTTTATGGAACTTGGGGCAATGGTTACCGCTAAATATAAAGTTGAAATCATGAAAAATGTTGTTTGGGATAATGCTTTGTCTTTATTTACCAATTACTTATCTCACACCGAAAGGGTTGATGTGAATTTTGGAAGTGTTATAGATATGAAAGTCAATAACCATATATCCACGAAACTAACCTTTGACTTAATTTATGATCACGATCAAATAGAAAGAGTTCAAACAAGACAAACATTTGGGATAGGCTTATCCTACGGATTTAAGTCAAAAAATAAATAG
- a CDS encoding PfkB family carbohydrate kinase: MKLLAVGTVAYDAIETPFGKTDKILGGAATYIGLAASKLEAEVNLVSVIGGDFKPEYIEVFHKNSIGIEGVKKIEDGKTFFWSGKYHIDMNNRDTLITELNVLENFEPKIPDSQKNSEIVMLGNLHPAIQLSVLEQMTDKPKLVILDTMDFWMNTAWDSLLQIISKVDVLTVNDAEARQLSGEFSLVKAAKKIQSMGPKVVIIKKGEHGALLFNENKIFFAPALPLEDVFDPTGAGDTFAGGFAGYITQTADLSYENMKKAIIVGSALASFTVEKFGTEKLQELSSMEYENRLNEFKNLTEYNYSF; this comes from the coding sequence ATGAAATTACTAGCAGTGGGTACCGTAGCATACGATGCCATAGAAACCCCATTTGGGAAAACTGATAAAATTTTAGGCGGAGCTGCCACTTATATAGGTTTGGCTGCTTCCAAGCTGGAAGCAGAAGTTAACCTTGTTTCTGTAATTGGCGGTGATTTTAAACCTGAATATATAGAGGTATTTCATAAAAATTCCATAGGTATTGAAGGAGTAAAAAAAATAGAAGACGGAAAAACTTTTTTTTGGTCAGGAAAATATCATATAGATATGAATAATCGAGACACATTAATCACCGAATTAAATGTGTTGGAAAATTTTGAGCCAAAAATACCCGATTCTCAAAAAAATTCTGAAATTGTAATGTTAGGAAATTTACATCCCGCCATACAATTATCCGTTTTAGAACAAATGACTGATAAACCAAAATTGGTAATCTTAGATACTATGGACTTCTGGATGAATACCGCTTGGGATTCATTGCTTCAAATTATTTCTAAAGTAGATGTATTAACAGTAAACGATGCAGAAGCCCGACAATTATCGGGGGAATTCAGCTTAGTTAAAGCAGCAAAAAAAATTCAAAGCATGGGTCCTAAGGTAGTGATTATAAAAAAAGGTGAACATGGTGCCTTATTGTTTAATGAAAATAAAATATTTTTTGCTCCCGCTCTGCCTTTAGAAGATGTTTTTGATCCAACGGGTGCCGGAGATACTTTTGCCGGAGGATTTGCAGGTTACATAACCCAAACGGCAGATTTATCCTATGAAAACATGAAAAAAGCCATTATCGTGGGAAGTGCATTAGCTTCTTTCACGGTTGAAAAATTCGGTACAGAGAAATTACAAGAGTTATCTTCCATGGAATATGAAAATAGACTTAATGAATTCAAAAATTTGACCGAATATAATTACAGCTTTTAA
- a CDS encoding DUF4254 domain-containing protein: MKFTEKAWKIFNQSIQDYHVKDDVNQKINNPYPQDSLEHLLYLKNWIDTVQWHLEDLIRDENIDPIEALRLKRWIDKSNQERTDRVENLDSWFLNKYKDVQILPDAKINTESPAWAIDRLSILSLKIYHMKAEVERPDAGQEHKESCQKKLDVLQQQYVDLSTAIEELLEDYLAGKKYMKVYKQMKMYNDDELNPVLYKSKK; this comes from the coding sequence ATGAAATTTACAGAAAAAGCCTGGAAAATATTTAATCAAAGTATTCAGGATTATCATGTAAAAGATGATGTAAACCAGAAAATTAACAATCCATATCCTCAAGATAGCCTTGAACATTTATTGTATTTAAAAAATTGGATTGATACCGTTCAATGGCATTTGGAAGACCTAATTAGAGATGAAAATATTGATCCGATTGAAGCCTTACGATTAAAAAGGTGGATTGACAAATCTAATCAAGAAAGGACTGATCGGGTAGAAAATTTGGACAGCTGGTTTTTAAATAAATATAAGGACGTTCAAATTCTTCCCGATGCAAAAATAAATACGGAAAGTCCGGCTTGGGCGATAGATCGTTTATCGATTTTATCTTTAAAGATTTATCATATGAAAGCTGAGGTTGAACGTCCGGATGCAGGGCAAGAACACAAAGAAAGCTGTCAGAAAAAATTAGACGTTTTACAACAACAGTATGTGGATCTGTCTACTGCAATAGAAGAACTTTTAGAAGACTACTTAGCCGGGAAAAAGTATATGAAAGTATATAAACAAATGAAGATGTACAATGATGATGAATTAAATCCGGTTCTTTATAAAAGCAAAAAATAA
- a CDS encoding helicase HerA-like domain-containing protein gives MKEMFIKDLTSRYNYKGEKIMLGKAMLDGQIVPEVEISVPLKMINRHGLIAGATGTGKTKTLQVLAEQLSLKGVPTLLMDIKGDLSGIAKAGDPNNPKILERYKKLGLSYHTQGFPVELLTISQEKGVKLRATITEFGPILLSKILELNDVQTSIMSILFKYCDDKKLPLLDLDDLRKVLQFVSDNDQGKSELAQNYGSIAPSSLGSILRKIVSLEQQGAGRFFGEPSFNTDDLLEVRNGLGVVSIIRLTDIQNQPQFFSTFMLSLLSEIYQTFPEVGDLDKPKLAIFIDEAHLIFNEASKALLNQIETMVKLIRSKGIGLYFCTQVPGDVPDGVLSQLGLKIQHALRGFTAKDKKEINKAVENYPTSTYYKANDLIQQLGIGEAFVTSLDEKGIPTPLADTFMISPSSRMDVLTSDEIDEIVNNSDLVKKYAENINKESAYEILSERMNAVSDDKNSTTTETQTNKKGNTTTQKSEPSLFEKIMNSPFVRDIGRTFVREGSKMFFGALGIKKNTRRKN, from the coding sequence ATGAAAGAAATGTTTATTAAAGACCTTACTTCTCGTTATAATTATAAGGGAGAGAAAATAATGCTTGGAAAAGCTATGTTAGATGGCCAAATAGTACCGGAAGTTGAAATATCAGTTCCTTTAAAAATGATAAACCGACACGGTTTAATTGCGGGTGCTACGGGCACCGGAAAAACCAAAACTCTTCAGGTATTGGCCGAGCAACTTTCTCTTAAAGGTGTTCCAACCTTATTAATGGATATTAAAGGGGATTTAAGCGGTATTGCAAAAGCCGGTGATCCTAATAACCCAAAAATACTGGAACGTTATAAAAAATTAGGTTTATCTTACCATACGCAAGGTTTCCCAGTGGAATTACTAACTATTTCACAAGAAAAGGGAGTCAAACTCAGAGCTACGATTACTGAATTTGGTCCTATATTATTAAGTAAAATCCTTGAACTTAATGATGTTCAAACCAGTATCATGTCAATACTTTTTAAATATTGTGATGATAAAAAACTTCCCTTACTTGATCTTGACGATTTACGAAAAGTTTTACAATTTGTCTCCGACAATGATCAAGGTAAATCGGAATTAGCTCAAAATTACGGTTCAATTGCTCCCAGCTCTTTAGGTTCAATTTTAAGAAAGATTGTTTCTTTAGAACAACAAGGCGCCGGTCGTTTTTTTGGAGAACCCAGCTTTAATACAGACGATTTATTGGAAGTTAGAAACGGGTTGGGAGTTGTGAGTATTATTCGTTTAACAGATATTCAAAATCAACCCCAATTTTTTTCAACTTTTATGTTGAGCTTATTGTCTGAAATATATCAGACCTTTCCTGAGGTAGGTGATCTTGACAAACCTAAACTTGCCATTTTTATAGACGAGGCCCATCTTATATTTAATGAGGCTTCTAAAGCTTTACTTAATCAGATTGAAACTATGGTTAAGCTTATACGTTCCAAAGGTATTGGATTATATTTCTGCACCCAGGTTCCGGGAGATGTTCCCGATGGCGTTTTAAGTCAGTTAGGATTAAAGATACAACATGCTTTGCGAGGCTTTACCGCAAAGGACAAAAAAGAGATAAACAAAGCGGTAGAAAATTATCCGACTTCTACGTATTATAAAGCCAATGATCTGATACAACAATTAGGTATAGGAGAAGCATTTGTAACTTCATTAGATGAAAAAGGAATCCCTACTCCTTTGGCAGATACATTCATGATCTCACCGAGTTCTCGTATGGATGTACTTACTTCCGATGAAATTGATGAGATTGTAAATAATTCAGACTTGGTTAAAAAATATGCGGAAAATATTAATAAAGAAAGTGCTTATGAAATTCTTAGTGAAAGAATGAATGCCGTTTCTGATGATAAAAATTCTACAACTACAGAAACTCAAACGAACAAAAAAGGAAATACAACTACTCAAAAATCCGAACCCTCTTTATTTGAAAAAATAATGAATTCACCATTTGTTAGAGATATCGGAAGAACATTTGTACGAGAAGGGTCAAAAATGTTTTTCGGAGCTTTAGGGATAAAAAAAAATACAAGAAGAAAAAATTAA
- the tatA gene encoding twin-arginine translocase TatA/TatE family subunit, producing MRLFEHPMSIVIILIVVLLLFGGKKIPELMRGLGTGLKEFKDATKSDDEKKKDSQSSTNSKEEN from the coding sequence ATGAGATTATTTGAACATCCTATGTCTATAGTAATAATATTGATTGTAGTATTATTATTGTTTGGTGGGAAAAAAATTCCTGAATTGATGAGAGGTTTAGGAACAGGTTTGAAGGAGTTTAAAGATGCTACTAAGTCAGATGATGAAAAGAAAAAAGATTCTCAATCATCAACCAATTCCAAAGAAGAAAACTAA
- a CDS encoding sugar phosphate nucleotidyltransferase, protein MRIIVPMAGKGSRLRPHTLTIPKPLIPIAGKPIVQRLVEDIAKVVDDKIEEIAFIIGDFGQETENQLIDIAEKLGAKGTIYHQLCPLGTAHAIHCAKESMKGPIIIAFADTLFKADFQLDKNSDGVIWVKKVEDPSAFGVVKLDEYGIIKGIVEKPKEFVSDLAIIGIYYFKDADKLMNEINYLIDNDIKVANEYQLTNALDILRDKGAKFTLGKVDDWMDCGNKDVTVETNSKILNYEKDELALYPESAKIENSLIIPPCFIGENVEIINSKIGPNVSLGNGTKINKSNIENSLIQENTQISHGNLTNSMIGNSAKYIGVSRSLSLGDFSVLETK, encoded by the coding sequence ATGAGAATTATTGTTCCAATGGCCGGTAAAGGGTCAAGGTTAAGGCCGCATACATTGACTATTCCAAAACCATTGATACCTATTGCAGGAAAACCCATCGTTCAAAGATTAGTTGAAGACATCGCTAAAGTAGTGGATGATAAAATAGAAGAAATAGCATTTATAATAGGCGATTTTGGACAAGAAACGGAAAATCAATTGATAGATATTGCTGAAAAATTAGGAGCTAAAGGTACTATCTATCATCAATTATGTCCCTTAGGAACGGCACATGCCATTCATTGTGCGAAAGAAAGTATGAAAGGCCCCATTATAATTGCATTTGCGGATACTTTATTTAAAGCAGATTTTCAATTAGATAAAAATTCAGATGGAGTAATATGGGTTAAAAAAGTGGAAGATCCGAGTGCTTTTGGAGTGGTGAAATTAGATGAATACGGTATTATAAAAGGAATCGTTGAAAAACCCAAAGAGTTTGTCTCCGATTTAGCAATTATTGGTATTTATTATTTCAAGGATGCAGATAAATTAATGAATGAAATAAATTATCTGATTGATAACGATATTAAAGTTGCTAATGAATATCAGCTGACCAATGCTTTAGATATTCTAAGAGATAAAGGTGCTAAATTTACACTCGGAAAAGTAGATGACTGGATGGATTGTGGAAACAAGGATGTAACGGTAGAAACTAATTCTAAAATTTTAAATTATGAAAAAGATGAATTAGCTTTATATCCTGAAAGTGCTAAAATTGAAAACAGTTTAATTATTCCACCGTGTTTCATCGGTGAAAATGTAGAAATAATTAACTCAAAAATAGGTCCCAATGTTTCTTTAGGCAATGGAACTAAAATTAATAAAAGTAATATAGAAAATTCGTTGATACAAGAAAACACTCAAATCAGTCATGGAAATCTTACCAATTCAATGATTGGTAATTCGGCTAAGTATATTGGGGTCTCTCGATCATTAAGCTTAGGTGACTTTAGTGTATTGGAAACTAAATAA
- a CDS encoding T9SS type A sorting domain-containing protein: MKYFFFFLFCLLIGIISLTAQSLHFGYDISGNQELRILQYDGDHKPIPKRLDPEDVMPILEEPIMYTATNGLEIYPNPVETELIIKWDTQIANLLVKIELSAYNAKLIEEVKFRASDQKAVLSMNQRPSGVYYIKIYCSDGRIINHSIIKK; this comes from the coding sequence ATGAAATATTTTTTCTTCTTTCTATTCTGTTTGTTAATAGGAATAATCTCTTTAACTGCCCAGAGTCTTCACTTTGGTTATGATATTTCCGGAAATCAAGAGTTAAGAATATTACAATATGATGGTGATCATAAGCCCATTCCCAAACGGCTGGATCCTGAGGATGTCATGCCCATTCTTGAAGAACCTATAATGTATACTGCCACAAATGGATTAGAGATATATCCTAATCCGGTGGAAACTGAATTAATCATCAAGTGGGATACTCAAATAGCTAACTTACTAGTTAAGATAGAATTGTCTGCTTATAATGCTAAACTGATAGAAGAAGTTAAATTTAGGGCTTCGGATCAAAAAGCAGTTCTTTCAATGAATCAAAGGCCTTCAGGAGTATATTATATTAAAATATATTGTTCAGATGGAAGAATAATTAATCACTCCATTATTAAAAAATAA
- a CDS encoding DUF4292 domain-containing protein, with the protein MKKLLILFLASALIFSCKTQKEISINEKEIKYENASVENLIKTIAQPVDFTTLKIKANADIESGNSYPSVALTLYIDKGNQIWANASLILPLARASIYPEGFKMYERLGKTYVDSNFDYLNNLLKVDFLTYKNIEDLLIGKLFFPLDINDFNFSIENNYYILTSKKTMKVGSGKDARNFSRRLTFDSNFNLKQIRMDDPSKNTYLQIDYDDYINIENKILPRNIKIFIKGEKEIKITLNYNKFEFVNMETPFEIPKGYSQRKIN; encoded by the coding sequence ATGAAAAAATTACTGATTCTATTCTTGGCTTCTGCATTGATATTTTCATGTAAAACCCAAAAAGAAATATCCATCAATGAAAAAGAAATTAAGTATGAAAATGCAAGTGTTGAAAATTTAATTAAAACTATTGCTCAACCTGTCGATTTTACTACTTTAAAGATAAAAGCCAATGCAGATATAGAATCGGGAAATTCATATCCTTCGGTAGCCTTAACCCTATATATCGATAAAGGAAATCAAATTTGGGCTAACGCATCTTTAATTCTTCCTTTAGCAAGAGCTTCCATTTATCCGGAAGGATTTAAGATGTACGAAAGATTAGGAAAAACATATGTTGATTCAAATTTTGATTATTTAAATAATCTTTTAAAAGTTGATTTTTTAACCTATAAAAATATTGAAGATTTATTGATAGGTAAATTATTTTTTCCTTTAGATATCAACGATTTTAATTTTTCAATTGAGAATAATTATTATATACTTACTTCCAAAAAAACTATGAAAGTAGGCAGCGGTAAAGATGCAAGAAATTTTTCAAGAAGACTTACCTTCGATTCCAATTTTAATTTGAAACAGATACGTATGGATGATCCATCAAAAAATACGTATTTACAGATAGATTATGATGATTATATAAATATTGAGAATAAAATTTTGCCAAGAAATATTAAAATTTTCATAAAAGGAGAAAAAGAGATTAAAATTACATTGAATTATAATAAATTTGAGTTCGTTAATATGGAAACGCCTTTTGAAATTCCAAAGGGATATTCGCAAAGAAAAATTAATTAA
- the dut gene encoding dUTP diphosphatase, with amino-acid sequence MKIKIINKSKHELPEYKTAFSAGMDLRANLEASVLLKPLERKIIPTGLYIEIPPGYEGQIRPRSGLAIKHGIGCPNSPGTIDADYRGELGVILVNLSKEDFIINDGERIAQLVIAKHETIVWEEVEELSETVRGAGGYGSSGIK; translated from the coding sequence ATGAAAATTAAAATTATAAATAAATCAAAGCATGAGCTGCCCGAATACAAAACTGCCTTTTCCGCAGGAATGGATCTAAGAGCAAACTTGGAAGCTTCTGTATTATTAAAGCCTTTGGAAAGAAAAATAATACCTACAGGACTATACATTGAAATACCTCCCGGATATGAAGGGCAAATCCGTCCAAGAAGTGGATTAGCCATTAAACACGGAATTGGTTGTCCTAATTCTCCGGGAACTATAGATGCTGACTATAGAGGTGAATTAGGGGTAATTTTAGTAAATCTTTCTAAAGAAGATTTTATTATAAATGATGGAGAGAGGATAGCGCAATTAGTGATAGCAAAACATGAAACAATAGTTTGGGAAGAAGTGGAAGAATTGAGTGAAACGGTGAGAGGTGCAGGGGGATATGGAAGTTCAGGAATCAAATAA
- a CDS encoding murein hydrolase activator EnvC family protein, with product MAINKKIYTFFFLLLTIFIYSQLPYKKEDLQKQSAQLKQEIAELNKALISSKNESKTSITYIANLNKKISVRAKLINTTRKEARVLDEEIYLNQLAVNKLRRELKKLREDYADVLIRSYKNKSVQNKILFILSSENISQAFRRIKYLQKYSEFQDEKVAEINEKQQQILHTIELREAAKKEKLVVLAQQQAQINQLNTEKKEKEILVERYMKEQGDLAEKIKQKQSQRKALERQVQAIIAEELRVVKAKEAEERRKAEEAERLRKKTIEEERAKKAMEAHMAAEKMAAQKAAAAKKAAEQALAAKLAAEKEANDKAAAKRADDARKAAEKAAAEKAAAEKLASQKAQDAKIAEEKAVAKKKSLDIPNINTSASETLSRNFEANKNSLPWPVAGTVVSGFGRTPHPVVPNIYVEHQGVEIAAAPGSLAKSVFNGSVSRILIVPGGGKAVLISHGNYFTLYSNLSTVIVSVGDKVKTGQALGKIYTDDTNTTLLGFQVWKGTVPQNPSNWLSGM from the coding sequence ATGGCTATTAATAAAAAAATATATACATTTTTCTTTCTTTTACTAACTATATTTATCTATAGTCAGTTACCCTATAAGAAAGAAGACCTTCAAAAACAGAGTGCTCAGTTAAAACAAGAGATTGCCGAACTAAACAAGGCTTTGATTTCAAGTAAAAATGAATCGAAAACATCTATTACATATATTGCGAATCTTAATAAAAAAATCAGCGTACGGGCAAAATTGATCAACACCACACGGAAAGAAGCCAGAGTATTAGATGAAGAAATATATTTAAATCAATTAGCAGTTAATAAATTACGAAGAGAATTAAAAAAGCTGAGAGAAGATTATGCAGATGTATTGATACGATCCTATAAAAATAAATCCGTTCAAAATAAGATTTTATTCATTTTATCGTCAGAAAACATATCCCAAGCTTTTCGACGCATAAAATATTTACAGAAATATTCGGAATTCCAAGATGAAAAAGTTGCTGAAATTAATGAAAAACAACAGCAAATTTTACATACCATCGAATTAAGAGAAGCCGCAAAAAAAGAAAAATTAGTGGTTTTGGCTCAACAACAAGCCCAAATTAATCAACTAAACACAGAAAAGAAAGAAAAAGAAATTTTAGTTGAGCGATATATGAAGGAGCAAGGTGATTTAGCTGAAAAAATAAAGCAAAAGCAATCACAAAGAAAGGCTTTGGAAAGACAGGTTCAAGCAATTATTGCAGAAGAGCTTAGAGTCGTTAAGGCGAAAGAGGCTGAAGAAAGAAGAAAGGCAGAAGAAGCAGAAAGATTACGAAAAAAAACAATAGAAGAAGAACGAGCTAAAAAAGCAATGGAGGCTCATATGGCGGCAGAAAAAATGGCTGCGCAAAAAGCGGCTGCAGCTAAAAAAGCAGCAGAACAAGCCTTAGCCGCTAAATTAGCAGCTGAAAAAGAGGCTAATGATAAAGCAGCAGCAAAAAGGGCGGACGACGCTAGAAAAGCTGCAGAAAAGGCAGCTGCAGAAAAGGCGGCAGCCGAAAAATTAGCATCCCAAAAAGCACAAGATGCAAAAATTGCAGAAGAAAAAGCAGTTGCAAAGAAGAAGTCCTTAGATATTCCTAACATAAATACGAGTGCTTCAGAAACACTGTCTAGAAATTTTGAAGCCAATAAAAACTCACTTCCTTGGCCGGTTGCAGGAACAGTGGTTTCCGGATTTGGTAGAACGCCACATCCGGTAGTACCGAATATTTATGTAGAGCATCAAGGCGTTGAGATAGCTGCTGCACCGGGTAGTTTGGCTAAATCCGTATTTAACGGATCGGTAAGCAGAATTTTGATAGTTCCCGGAGGAGGGAAAGCTGTATTGATCAGTCATGGAAATTATTTTACCTTATATTCAAACCTTTCAACCGTTATTGTTTCCGTAGGAGACAAAGTAAAAACAGGTCAAGCGTTAGGTAAAATTTACACAGACGATACGAATACCACCCTTTTAGGGTTCCAGGTATGGAAAGGTACTGTTCCTCAAAATCCATCCAACTGGTTATCCGGTATGTAA